Proteins encoded in a region of the Diabrotica virgifera virgifera chromosome 4, PGI_DIABVI_V3a genome:
- the LOC126883617 gene encoding general transcription factor II-I repeat domain-containing protein 2A-like, with amino-acid sequence MLNLSLQGRNQTVSDLIGMINGFRNKLNVFKRALEKNNLTHFPSCLQIAEEFNGEENIEFSSCISQIEQIIDEFNTRFEEIESLKSSVLLYNNPLGATIDDQPPNLQLELCDLQADMFLITRQEKGPEFFKLLSKEKFPNLRDFGLKMTSMFGSTYTCESTFSSMKYIKNKNRSNLTDSSLRHLMRPSTTKLEVDISSLVDEADRPQSSH; translated from the coding sequence ATGTTAAACTTGAGTCTTCAAGGAAGAAACCAGACGGTTTCAGATTTGATCGGAATGATAAACGGATTCCGGAATAAGCTGAACGTGTTTAAACGTGCTTTGGAAAAGAACAACCTGACACACTTCCCTAGCTGTCTGCAAATAGCAGAAGAATTCAACGGTGaggaaaatattgagttttcatcCTGCATTTCACAAATTGAACAAATTATTGATGAATTCAATACaagatttgaagaaattgaaagtCTCAAAAGCAGTGTACTACTTTATAATAACCCTCTTGGAGCAACCATTGATGATCAACCACCCAACTTACAGCTTGAGTTATGTGATCTTCAAGCAGACATGTTCCTAATCACCAGACAAGAAAAGGGACCTGAATTTTTCAAATTACTGTCAAAGGAGAAATTCCCAAACCTGCGAGATTTTGGACTGAAAATGACGTCAATGTTCGGAAGCACATATACATGTGAAAGTACCTTTTCCtccatgaaatacataaaaaacaaaaacagaagcaACCTTACCGATTCTTCCTTACGTCATCTTATGAGACCGTCTACAACTAAACTGGAGGTGGACATTTCTTCATTGGTGGATGAAGCCGATCGACCACAGTCCTCACACTAA